The region ATGCGCTGCTCGATCGGCGTCACCGAATTGCCGGAAGGTCTCGTCATCGACGATATCAACCGCGTCAGCGCCGAGATCGCCGTCATCAAGTCGGCCGCCAAGGAGAGCGAGGAGGGTCTCGTCTTTCACTTGCTGGGCGAGGCGAATTGACGCCCTTGCCACAACAAGCCTTCCCAAGCCCGCGGGGCTGACTTATTTCCTGGTTCCGATCAGGGAGGGTCGCGCCATGTCACTGCCGCAGGAAATGCGTTTCGTCGATCTCAAGTCCTTTGGCGCCCCGGAGGTGATGACGATCGGCAGACGCCCGCTGCCGTTGCCGGGTGAGGGGCAGGTTCTGGTGCGCGCCGAGGCGATCGGCGTCAACCGTCCCGACGTCGCCCAGCGCCAGGGCAGCTATCCCGCGCCCAAGGATGCGAGCCCTATCCTTGGCCTGGAGCTGTCAGGCGAAATCGTTGCGATTGGCCCTGGCGTCAGCGGCTACGGCGTCGGCGACAAGGTCTGCGGGCTGGCCAACGGGGGTGCCTATGCCGAATATTGCCTGCTGCCGGCAGGCCAGATCCTGCCCTTTCCCAAGGGTTATGACGCGGTGAAGACCGCGGCCCTTCCCGAAACCTTTTTCACTGTCTGGGCCAATCTTTTCCAGATGGCCGGGCTGACCGAAGGCGAGACAGTGCTGATCCACGGCGGCACCAGCGGCATCGGCACGACGGCGATCCAACTCGCCCGCGCCTTCGGCGCCGAGGTCTATACGACGGCGGGCTCGAGCGAGAAATGCGAGGCCTGCGAAAGGCTCGGCGCCAAACGCGCGATCAATTACCGGAGCGAGGATTTCGCCGAGGTGATCAAGGCTGAAACCGGTCAGGGCGTCGATATCATCCTCGACATGATCGGTGCGGCCTATTTCGAGCGCAACCTCGCCTCGCTTGGAAAAGACGGTTGCCTGTCGATCATCGCCTTTCTCGGCGGTGCCGTTGCCGAAAAGGTCAATCTGTCGCCGATCATGGTCAAACGCCTGACGGTCACCGGCTCCACCATGCGCCCGCGCACGGCAGAGGAAAAACGCGCCATTCGCGACGACCTGCTCTCCGAGGTCTGGCCGCTTCTGGAAGCCGGCACGGTCGCCCCGGTCATCCACAAGGTCTTTGCCTTCGAAGAGGTCGTCGCGGCGCACCGGCTGATGGAGGATGGCAGCCATATCGGCAAGATCATGCTCACCGTATGAGGTCAGCTTCGGACCAGCATTCGGGCGCAAGGTGAAGCTGATCCTGGACGCTTTTGAGTCTTCGGGTCGTTGAATAGTCATCTGAACGAAACCCGGCCCCGAAATTGCGCATATTGATGTGGCGTTGCCTGCGCGTTGTACGGTCCCTACGAGGAATACAATGGCCCTATTCCACGCCTGCCCCATCTGCCGCAGCAGAATTCCGCATTTCGTACCGCTTCCGCGCTACTACATCGACAAGGCGGGCGAGCACGGCTTTCCCTACCAGGTCGATGAATTCGAGACGATCAACCATCAGGCCTATAGCTGCCCCAATTGTCATTCGACCGATCGCGACAGGCTCTTCGCGCTGTTCCTGACGCCGGTGTTCCAGCGCCTCGACCAGGCACAGGCCGTCCGCTTCCTGGACATTGCACCGGGCCGGGCCTTGACCTTCTGGCTCAAGACCCACCCACATGTCTTCTACCGCAGCTGCGACATGTATTTGCCCGAGGCAGACGACAAGGCTGATATCCACAACCTGCCCTACGCAGACGAGAGCTTCGACTTCGTGCTTTGCTCCCATGTGCTCGAACATGTCGAGGATCCGGTGCGTGCCACCGCCGAAATCCGGCGTGTTCTCAAGCAGGACAGCGTCGCCATCCTGATGGCGCCGATCTGCCTGTCGATCGAGGACACCCATGAAGATCCCAACGTGACGACGCCGGAAGGCCGCTGGGCGCATTTCGGCCAGGACGACCATGTGCGTCTCTTCTCAAAGTCCGGGTTCATCGATGTGATCCAGCGCGCCGGTTTGGCGGTCCAGCAAATTCCAGTCACCGATTTCCTGACGCCCGATGTCTGCGATACCTATGGCATCGGCCGCCGCTCCGTGCTCTATCTCGGCGTGAAGCAGCAGGCCGTCCGGCAGGAGCCCGAACGCAACGTCGCCTGAGGGCCGGGCTAGACTCTACGTTCAAGCGTGAAAGGCGCCCCGAACCGAGGCGCCTTTTCTAATTTCGGCTCTCTCTCAGCGTCAGCGATACGCCGACCGCGAGAAGGCCGGGCAGCGCCATTAGCAGATAGAGCCAGTGGGCCGCCGAGATGCTGCCGGCAGCGCCGCCCGGATCGACGAGGCCGGCGCCATTGGCGATGACGCCGGCAAAGGCCGCGCCGAAAGCGCCGCCGAGCGAGCTCATCGTCGGGATTGCCGCCGAAGCCTTGTCCTGTTCGTTGCCGGCGACGAGTTTCAACACCATGGCGACGAGATGCGCCCAGCCGAGCCCGACGCCGAAGCCCATCATGAACATGCCGACTGCCGCCGGCACGATGAAGAGCATATGCGCCTGCGGATTGTCGCGCGCGAGAAAGATCGCCAGCGAAAGGGTGGCCGCCGCCTCGATCAGCGCACCGGCAACGATCGCCGCCTGCGCGCGGCGGCCGCTCAGCGAGCCGCTGAGGAAGGCCGAAAACGTCCAGCCGAGAGCGACGAGTGCCACCAGATAACCGGCGACAAGCGGCGCCACCCCATGCAGCACCTGCAGGAAATAGGGAATGAAGACGTCGCTGACGAGCACGACGGTCATCGCCAGCATTGTCAGGTAGACGCGCGCAATCGGCCGGGAAAGGCTGACCGCGCCGGAGGGCAGCAGCCGGTTCGGGCTTCGGCCCTCGATGACAAGCATGCCGCCGACCGCAGCGATCGAGGCCGCGATCAAAGCGATTTTCGCGGCGGTCGTCTCGGTCGTGCCGGCGGTGCTGACCATCAGCACGGCGCCGAGCAGCAGCCCGATCTGGGCTATCGGCGTTTTCGCCTGTTCGCGATCGTCTTCGACCTCGGGCAAGAACCGCGGCGCCAATACTGCCATCGCCAGGCCGAGCGGCACCAGCACGATGAAGGCGTAGCGCCAGTTGCTGCCGGCGGAGAAGAAGCCGCCAAGCGTCGGCCCGATGACGGTCGCCACACCCCAGATCGCCGCATAGAGCGTCGATGCCTTCGTCCATAGCGGCTCGGGATAAACGAAGCGGATGAAGGCATAACCAAGCGCGGCAAGCGCCCCGGTGCCGAGACCCTGCACCGCGCGTCCGACCAGCACGACCGGCATCGACGGCGCGGCTGCGGCAATCAGGCTGCCGACGCCGAAGACCAGCGCCGCGATCACATAGACGCCGCGAAGCCCGACACCCCGTGGCCGCATGGCGACGAAAATCGAGCCGAGCACGGCGGCGGCGACGAACAGGCTGGTGACCCAGGAAAACAGCGCGAGCCCGCCGATGTCGCGCACGATCGAAGGCGCGATCGTCGCCATGATGTAAGTCTCGACCGCATAAAGCGTCACGCCGCCGGCAAGGATCAATGTGGCCGGCAGATGCTCGGGCAGGAAGAGGCGGAGGAGGGAACTGGCGCTGGGAACGGTTGCAGTCTGGTCGATATCCGACATGGGACGATCTCGATGTTTTTGCTGGCGAAGGATTATTTTCCAAGTTATAAATTGGAAAATTACATGCCGCTCTCATTAAAACAAGATATCGCTTGGAAAAATATGCGCCAGTCGCCCGCCAACCGCATCCTGATCCTGATAAAGACCGACGGCCCGCAGCTCGGTTCGGCGATCGGCGATGCGCTCGGCATTTCGGGCGAGGCCGCCCGCCAGCAGCTCGCCAAGCTGGCGGAGCAGGGGCTGGTGGAGCCGGTCACCGTCGGGACCACGGGCAGGGGCCGGCCGCGTCAGCTCTGGCATCTCACTGCCGCGGGCAATCGACAATTCCCGGACGGCCACGCCGAACTGACGGCAAACCTGCTCGTCACGCTCACCGAACAGCTCGGACCCGCAGCCCTTGATACCGTCATCTCCGCCCGCGAGGCCGAGACGCTGCAGCGTTATCGGCAGGAACTGGAAAATGCCGGTGACCTTGCCGCGCGTGTCGAAAGCCTTGCCGCCATCCGCACCCGCGAGGGCTATATGGCCGATCACTGGCGCGAACTGGACGGATCGTTCATGCTGGTCGAAAACCACTGCCCGATCTGCGCAGCCGCTTCTGCCTGCGCCGGCTTCTGCCGCTCCGAACTCGAAACCTTCCGCACCGCCCTCGGCGCCGAGGTCGAGCGCAGCGAACACATCCTCTTGGGCGCAAGGCGTTGCGCCTATCGCATCACGCCGCGTTGAGGCCGAGCACACGCAGGCAACTCGCGCTTCAGGCCGGCTGCCGCGCCTGCCGTCTGCTGCTTTCGAGATAGAGCAGGACTCCGATCGACACCAAGCCAGCAGCGGCGCCGACGAAGGCGGTGCCGGAATAGTCGCTGATCGATGTGCCGAAGGCGAAAAGCCCGGCGGCGATGCCGGTGCCGATGAAGGTGTTGAGCGAGATCAGCGAGGTTCCGAGCCCCGGCCGGTCTGCGATCAGGTCCTGCAGATAGGTGATCGGCACGCTGAGGATCGCCGCCGCCCCGCAGGCGTTGAGGAGGAGCAGCGCATAGATGTGCCAGGGTGCCGAGGCAAATCCGAGCAGCAGCAGATAGCCGCAATAGATCAGCGCGCCGAAGGCCAGCACATGCACGGTGCGGAACCGCCGCTGCGCCATGCCCCACATCACCATGAACGGCATTTCGAGAAAGGCCGTCAGCCCGGCGATGAAGCCGACATCGACCACGCTTCCATCGGCCGCATGGGTGATGATCAGCGGCAGGAGCATGCTGTTCAACCGCTGCAGCCCGAACAGCAGCGCCATGACGATGACACGGACCAAGACATACGGCATGAAGATGCGCTTCAGCGACGCCAGGAACCCGGGCTGATCGGGGGAGGGACCGGCCGTGCCGTTTCCGGGCGCGAAGAAGAAATACAGGCAGAAACAGGTGCAGCTTGCCAGGGCCGCAATCCCGTAGGCCGGCGTCATCGACGGCGAATTGACGAGGTAGAGGCCGATCATCCCCGGCGCCAGCGCCCAGGAGCCGGAAAACAGCGCCCGCACCGTTGCGGTGATCCCCGCCGCCTGGCCGCGATCCATCTGGTTGGTCCTGGCGCGCAGGCTGGCAAACAGCAGCGAGTAGGTGGAGTTGCTCATCGGCACCAGCAACAGCGTCGAGACGATGAAGACGGCAGGGCTGTGAAAGATCGCGATCGACCCGAAGCCGAGCATGCCGGCGACCGAAAGCCCCAGCACCAGCGGCCGCCGCTCTTTCAGCCTGTCGGACCAGATGCCGAGCGTCAGGCTGGTGGTGACGTTGACGATCGCCGAGAAGAAGATCAGCGCCGAATAGGTGCCGTTGCTCAAGCCCAGTTCGTTGATCCCGATGATCGACTGATAGGGCGCGGTCGAGGCATAGGTAAAGGCGAGCGCGACGAGCGTCACGGCCGGAATGCGGATCCGCTTATCGCGCAGGATCAAGGAAAAGGTGGATGACATGGGGCGGTTCCTGATGCACCACCTGTAGTCGCATCTGACACATCAGAGAAACAATAGTTTTCGATCGATTCGGTCAATTCCTGTGATGGATGTTTGCTTCAGATTTGCGCTGTCAAACTGGAGAGCCAGAAGTCGATTTGCCCGAAGGGAAGAACGTTTCCCAGGAAACCGACCAGAACTGAGGCAATTGACATCAAGGCCAACCCCAGAAGTGCTCCAAGGATGATTCCAACGCTTGTCCTTTTGGGCCAGCGCGCCAACCAGCACGCCAGGCTGAGAGAGGCGACCGTGAAAAATACCCACAATATGAACTCTGAAATGGATAGGCCTGATTGCAAAACGATTCCTGCGAATGCGAACTGGGTTGCAGGATATCGTCTGAAGGCATCCAACTTCAAGGCCGGTCTGATCGCGGCAGGGGACGCAACTAATCTCCCATTACGCCATCTGTCGCGGTACTTGCTCCAGAAGCCCACCCCACCCTCCGTCCTCCTCGGGCTTGACCCGAGGATCCACGCCGTCTCCATCAACTGCGACCATGGTCCCAGGCTCAAGGCCTGGGATGACGGAGACTGGCGGTGTGTTTCCGCCAAACCCGCCGTCCGCGCATGCCGTTGCGACACTCCGGCAAAGCCTAAACCCCGTTGGCTTTCGCGCCCTGACACGCTATGCCTGCCGCATCCCGCCAGCACCAGGATGAGAGCCCATGACCAATCCCGTCACCGTTGAAGTTACCCGTGGCCTGCTCGTCGAAAGCCGCCATCGTGGCGCGGTGGCGGTCGTCGACGGCGACGGCAAGCTCGGTTTCTCGCTCGGCGACATCGATGCCGCCGTTTTCCCGCGTTCGGCCTGCAAGGCGATGCAGACGCTGCCGCTGATCGAAAGCGGTGCGGCCGACGCCTATGCTTTCGGCGATAAGGAGCTGGCGCTCGCCTGCGCTTCGCACAATGGCGAGGACGAGCATGTGGCGCTTGCGGCCTCCATGCTGGCGCGGGCCGGCCGCAATGGCGAAGCGCTGGAATGCGGCGCCCATTGGTCGATGAACCAGAAAGTCCTGATCCACCAGGCCCGCACGCTCGATGCGCCGACCGCGCTGCACAACAATTGCTCGGGAAAACATGCCGGCTTCATCTGCGCCTGCTGCCACCAGGATATCGATCCGAAAGGCTATGTCGGCTATCAGCACCCGCTGCAGGTCGAGATCCGCGCAACGATGGAAAGCCAGACCGGCGCCGTGCTCGGCGCCGAGAGCTGTGGCACCGACGGCTGCTCGATCCCTACCTATGCCGTGCCGCTCAGGAGCCTTGCCCACGGTTTTGCCAAAATGGCGACCGGCGTCGGTCTGGAGCCCTTGCGCGCCAAGGCATCCCGCCGGCTGATCGAGGCCTGCATGGCCGAACCCTTCTATGTCGCCGGCTCCGGCCGCGCCTGCACGAAACTGATGCAGATCGCTCCCGGCCGCATCTTCGTCAAAACCGGCGCCGAGGGCGTCTTCTGCGCCGCGATCCCGGAAAAGGGCATCGCCATCGCGCTGAAATGCGAGGATGGCGCCACCCGCGCCGCCGAAGTCATGGTCGCCGCCACACTCGCCCGCTTCTTCGAGACCGAAGACGAGGTGCATGCCGCCCTGATGGCTTTTGCCGCAACCTCCATGCGCAATTGGAACGGCATCCATGTCGGCGATGTCAGGGTCACCTCGGCTTTGAGTGAGTGATCACGCCGCGGCGATCGCGACGTTGAGATCACGATAGGGTTTCAGCCGTTCTGCCGGCATCTCCGCCGGCACGATCATCCCGGCGACTTCGGAAATCGCCAGTACCGGGCAGGGCGAGACGAGATCGAACTTCTCCTGCGTCAGCAGCACATGCGTTTCGGCCGAACAGCGGGCGATATGCCGCTTGATCGCCGCCTCCTCGAAATCGCCGGTGGAAAGCCCATGCACCGGATGGGCGGCGGTGACGCCGAGGAAAAACAGGTCGGGGCGCAACTGCGAGATCGCCGCTGCCGCCGCTGCCCCCGTCGCCACCATCGAATGTTTGTAGAGCCGCCCGCCGGTCAGGATCACCTCGGCCGTTGGGTGGTGCTCAAGTTCGGCGGCG is a window of Rhizobium sp. N324 DNA encoding:
- a CDS encoding NAD(P)H-quinone oxidoreductase — its product is MSLPQEMRFVDLKSFGAPEVMTIGRRPLPLPGEGQVLVRAEAIGVNRPDVAQRQGSYPAPKDASPILGLELSGEIVAIGPGVSGYGVGDKVCGLANGGAYAEYCLLPAGQILPFPKGYDAVKTAALPETFFTVWANLFQMAGLTEGETVLIHGGTSGIGTTAIQLARAFGAEVYTTAGSSEKCEACERLGAKRAINYRSEDFAEVIKAETGQGVDIILDMIGAAYFERNLASLGKDGCLSIIAFLGGAVAEKVNLSPIMVKRLTVTGSTMRPRTAEEKRAIRDDLLSEVWPLLEAGTVAPVIHKVFAFEEVVAAHRLMEDGSHIGKIMLTV
- a CDS encoding class I SAM-dependent methyltransferase → MALFHACPICRSRIPHFVPLPRYYIDKAGEHGFPYQVDEFETINHQAYSCPNCHSTDRDRLFALFLTPVFQRLDQAQAVRFLDIAPGRALTFWLKTHPHVFYRSCDMYLPEADDKADIHNLPYADESFDFVLCSHVLEHVEDPVRATAEIRRVLKQDSVAILMAPICLSIEDTHEDPNVTTPEGRWAHFGQDDHVRLFSKSGFIDVIQRAGLAVQQIPVTDFLTPDVCDTYGIGRRSVLYLGVKQQAVRQEPERNVA
- a CDS encoding MFS transporter: MSDIDQTATVPSASSLLRLFLPEHLPATLILAGGVTLYAVETYIMATIAPSIVRDIGGLALFSWVTSLFVAAAVLGSIFVAMRPRGVGLRGVYVIAALVFGVGSLIAAAAPSMPVVLVGRAVQGLGTGALAALGYAFIRFVYPEPLWTKASTLYAAIWGVATVIGPTLGGFFSAGSNWRYAFIVLVPLGLAMAVLAPRFLPEVEDDREQAKTPIAQIGLLLGAVLMVSTAGTTETTAAKIALIAASIAAVGGMLVIEGRSPNRLLPSGAVSLSRPIARVYLTMLAMTVVLVSDVFIPYFLQVLHGVAPLVAGYLVALVALGWTFSAFLSGSLSGRRAQAAIVAGALIEAAATLSLAIFLARDNPQAHMLFIVPAAVGMFMMGFGVGLGWAHLVAMVLKLVAGNEQDKASAAIPTMSSLGGAFGAAFAGVIANGAGLVDPGGAAGSISAAHWLYLLMALPGLLAVGVSLTLRESRN
- a CDS encoding helix-turn-helix transcriptional regulator, with translation MRQSPANRILILIKTDGPQLGSAIGDALGISGEAARQQLAKLAEQGLVEPVTVGTTGRGRPRQLWHLTAAGNRQFPDGHAELTANLLVTLTEQLGPAALDTVISAREAETLQRYRQELENAGDLAARVESLAAIRTREGYMADHWRELDGSFMLVENHCPICAAASACAGFCRSELETFRTALGAEVERSEHILLGARRCAYRITPR
- a CDS encoding MFS transporter; amino-acid sequence: MSSTFSLILRDKRIRIPAVTLVALAFTYASTAPYQSIIGINELGLSNGTYSALIFFSAIVNVTTSLTLGIWSDRLKERRPLVLGLSVAGMLGFGSIAIFHSPAVFIVSTLLLVPMSNSTYSLLFASLRARTNQMDRGQAAGITATVRALFSGSWALAPGMIGLYLVNSPSMTPAYGIAALASCTCFCLYFFFAPGNGTAGPSPDQPGFLASLKRIFMPYVLVRVIVMALLFGLQRLNSMLLPLIITHAADGSVVDVGFIAGLTAFLEMPFMVMWGMAQRRFRTVHVLAFGALIYCGYLLLLGFASAPWHIYALLLLNACGAAAILSVPITYLQDLIADRPGLGTSLISLNTFIGTGIAAGLFAFGTSISDYSGTAFVGAAAGLVSIGVLLYLESSRRQARQPA
- a CDS encoding asparaginase translates to MTNPVTVEVTRGLLVESRHRGAVAVVDGDGKLGFSLGDIDAAVFPRSACKAMQTLPLIESGAADAYAFGDKELALACASHNGEDEHVALAASMLARAGRNGEALECGAHWSMNQKVLIHQARTLDAPTALHNNCSGKHAGFICACCHQDIDPKGYVGYQHPLQVEIRATMESQTGAVLGAESCGTDGCSIPTYAVPLRSLAHGFAKMATGVGLEPLRAKASRRLIEACMAEPFYVAGSGRACTKLMQIAPGRIFVKTGAEGVFCAAIPEKGIAIALKCEDGATRAAEVMVAATLARFFETEDEVHAALMAFAATSMRNWNGIHVGDVRVTSALSE
- a CDS encoding DeoR/GlpR family DNA-binding transcription regulator; this translates as MLTSQRKTLILDILRRDGQVIAKRVAENFSLSEDTIRRDLREMAAEGLLKRVHGGAMPLSPDLPDFTARRSVSSEIKARLGAAAAAMIKPGQMIFLDGGTTTAEIARHLPRDMPLTVATHSPTIAAELEHHPTAEVILTGGRLYKHSMVATGAAAAAAISQLRPDLFFLGVTAAHPVHGLSTGDFEEAAIKRHIARCSAETHVLLTQEKFDLVSPCPVLAISEVAGMIVPAEMPAERLKPYRDLNVAIAAA